The following proteins are encoded in a genomic region of Dokdonia donghaensis DSW-1:
- a CDS encoding response regulator: protein MKQIDIACIIDDDPIFVFGAQRLMKLSNFCKGFLIFHDGEQALNHLVPVLRGTVKSAIPDVILLDINMPILDGWQFLDGIITIEVVKEITIFIVTSSIDPRDKEKAETYSNVKNFIVKPITQDKLNDLMSQMPD, encoded by the coding sequence ATGAAGCAAATAGATATAGCTTGTATAATAGATGATGATCCGATTTTTGTTTTTGGAGCGCAGCGTTTAATGAAATTGAGTAATTTTTGTAAAGGGTTTTTAATTTTTCACGACGGTGAACAGGCGCTTAATCATCTTGTACCTGTACTTCGAGGAACAGTAAAATCTGCAATTCCAGATGTAATATTATTAGACATAAATATGCCTATTTTAGATGGGTGGCAATTTCTTGATGGTATAATTACCATTGAGGTTGTCAAGGAGATTACTATTTTTATTGTAACAAGTTCAATAGATCCTAGAGATAAAGAAAAAGCCGAAACCTACAGTAATGTAAAGAACTTTATTGTTAAACCTATTACTCAAGATAAGCTCAACGACTTGATGTCACAAATGCCGGACTAG
- a CDS encoding PAS domain-containing sensor histidine kinase, which produces MKFFSSPTSLFPSFDENASLLLQEAASIGIWEYSVSEDKVYWSVGTKKLHGVPEDYEPTVSDGILFYKEGYHRENIERDFNNAISNLKKFDGHYVIITASGEEKWFRSVGVPVIQSGKCVKIYGVFQDIDFQKKAQIELKQKEQKFRKTFTNAPNGMGLISLEGNWIQINDQISKIFGYSEDEIKSTSLSDLCHPAENPIEFTLIEKLLSRDIENHQAERRFIHKTGKTIWVDLSVSLVKSELSTPGYFICQITDITSQKNANQRIEDLLNKTEGQNEKLLNFKHIVSHNLRSHTSNLEMLLKFLKQDIPCIKELSVFKMLEDAFSNLEETIDNLSEVSSFENVTEDDFIEINLLEIINKTLVGLNTLFDEVRGEVVVNVPKDLCVMAVPEYLRSIFLNILSNTISYRRDNELLKVIINITQNDDYLIIHFVDNGLGINLDLHGSKIFGLYKTFHRKENSRGLGLYIVKSQVEALGGCVQVESKVGQGSTFKIYLKK; this is translated from the coding sequence ATGAAATTTTTTAGTTCCCCAACGTCGTTATTTCCATCATTTGATGAAAACGCATCTTTATTATTACAAGAAGCGGCCTCAATAGGTATATGGGAGTATAGTGTAAGTGAAGATAAGGTGTATTGGAGTGTTGGTACAAAAAAACTACACGGCGTACCGGAAGATTATGAGCCCACTGTTTCAGACGGGATACTCTTTTATAAAGAGGGTTATCATAGAGAAAATATAGAGAGAGACTTTAATAATGCTATTTCTAACTTAAAGAAATTTGATGGACATTATGTTATTATCACTGCATCTGGCGAAGAAAAGTGGTTTAGATCTGTAGGTGTACCTGTTATTCAAAGTGGAAAATGTGTCAAGATATATGGGGTCTTTCAAGATATTGACTTTCAAAAAAAGGCGCAGATAGAGCTTAAGCAAAAAGAACAAAAATTTAGGAAGACGTTTACAAACGCTCCTAATGGTATGGGTCTTATTTCTCTTGAAGGAAACTGGATACAAATTAATGATCAGATTTCTAAAATATTTGGTTATTCAGAAGATGAAATAAAATCAACAAGTCTTAGTGATTTATGTCATCCTGCAGAAAACCCAATTGAATTTACCCTTATAGAAAAATTACTATCAAGAGATATTGAAAACCATCAAGCAGAAAGACGTTTTATTCACAAAACAGGTAAAACTATATGGGTAGATCTTTCTGTATCATTAGTAAAATCTGAGCTGTCCACTCCAGGGTATTTTATATGTCAGATTACAGACATAACGTCTCAAAAAAATGCAAACCAAAGAATAGAAGATCTTTTAAATAAGACAGAGGGTCAAAACGAGAAATTATTAAACTTCAAGCATATTGTCTCACATAATTTGAGATCACATACCAGTAATTTAGAAATGTTATTAAAATTTTTAAAACAGGATATACCTTGTATAAAGGAGCTCTCTGTGTTTAAAATGCTTGAAGATGCATTTAGTAATCTTGAGGAAACAATTGATAATTTAAGCGAAGTATCTTCATTTGAAAACGTTACTGAAGATGATTTTATAGAGATTAACCTTCTTGAAATAATAAACAAAACACTTGTAGGTTTAAATACATTATTTGATGAAGTGCGAGGTGAAGTAGTAGTAAATGTGCCTAAAGACCTTTGTGTTATGGCCGTCCCAGAATATTTAAGAAGTATTTTTCTAAATATTTTGTCTAATACCATATCATATAGACGAGACAACGAGTTACTTAAAGTCATAATTAACATTACACAAAATGATGATTATTTAATCATTCATTTTGTAGACAATGGTCTAGGTATAAATTTAGATTTACACGGTAGTAAAATATTTGGTTTATATAAAACTTTCCATCGTAAGGAGAATTCGAGAGGTCTCGGCTTGTATATTGTAAAAAGTCAAGTAGAAGCATTAGGAGGTTGTGTTCAAGTAGAAAGTAAAGTAGGTCAAGGATCGACATTTAAAATTTATTTAAAAAAATGA
- a CDS encoding pyridoxal phosphate-dependent decarboxylase family protein produces the protein MSTPLLHKAYDSALFKNEGEQLVSLLADYLHTTTTGGSDKVLRWTEPEDEYTFWQQYLSTSHSTSDFFKEVLERSIHTHHPNYIGHQVAPTVPVSALATLLSAQLNNGMAVYEMGAAATAIERLVINTFCKAIGYTNGDGFLTSGGTLANLTGLLAARRAKATDDVWNEGHSKKLAIMVSEEAHYCVDRAARIMGLGSDGIIKVPAGDNYQIQTDALESYYTSAIKNGFEVIAIVGSAPSTSTGVYDDLEKVYAFAKAKKIWFHIDAAHGGAAIFSKKYKHLLNGAHKADSIIIDGHKMMGTSAITTAVIFKNSTDSYATFEQKAQYLWEKNDDADWFNMAKRTFECTKSMMSVRFYAIINAYGLQFFDDFVTTLYDAAQQFSDLIAAQPDFEIALEPVSNIVCFRYKPSNQEDVNEVNKRIRRVLLEDGEFYIVATTLRGEYYLRTTFMNPFTTQKHTERLITIIRKVAAIHR, from the coding sequence ATGAGCACACCACTACTGCATAAAGCTTATGATAGTGCCCTCTTTAAAAATGAAGGAGAGCAACTTGTTAGTTTGCTAGCAGACTATCTACATACCACAACAACTGGTGGTTCAGATAAAGTGTTGAGATGGACTGAGCCAGAAGATGAGTACACATTTTGGCAACAATATCTCTCAACATCACATAGTACTTCAGATTTTTTTAAAGAAGTACTAGAGCGATCTATACACACCCATCACCCTAATTATATTGGTCATCAAGTTGCACCCACTGTACCGGTGTCTGCTCTTGCAACATTATTGAGCGCACAACTTAATAATGGGATGGCAGTATATGAGATGGGAGCTGCTGCCACGGCAATAGAGCGCCTTGTTATAAACACCTTTTGTAAGGCTATAGGGTACACAAACGGAGATGGATTTCTCACCTCTGGAGGTACCCTTGCAAACCTCACAGGGCTTCTTGCAGCACGCAGGGCTAAGGCTACAGATGATGTGTGGAATGAAGGTCACAGCAAGAAACTAGCCATTATGGTTTCAGAAGAGGCACATTATTGTGTAGATAGAGCCGCTCGTATAATGGGACTAGGAAGTGATGGAATCATAAAAGTACCCGCAGGCGATAATTACCAGATACAGACAGATGCTTTAGAGTCGTATTACACTTCGGCGATAAAAAATGGTTTTGAGGTAATTGCAATTGTAGGCAGTGCGCCAAGTACGAGTACGGGAGTGTATGATGATTTGGAGAAGGTTTACGCTTTCGCGAAAGCAAAAAAAATATGGTTTCATATAGATGCTGCACACGGCGGTGCGGCCATATTTTCTAAAAAGTATAAGCACCTTCTCAATGGAGCCCATAAGGCAGATTCTATAATTATAGATGGTCACAAAATGATGGGAACTAGCGCCATCACTACAGCCGTTATTTTTAAAAATAGCACAGATAGCTATGCCACCTTTGAGCAAAAAGCGCAATACCTATGGGAGAAAAATGACGATGCAGACTGGTTTAATATGGCAAAGAGAACCTTTGAGTGCACAAAGAGTATGATGAGTGTGCGCTTTTATGCTATTATAAATGCATATGGTTTACAGTTTTTTGACGATTTTGTTACTACACTTTATGATGCTGCACAGCAATTTAGCGATCTCATAGCTGCTCAGCCAGATTTTGAAATTGCTCTTGAGCCGGTGTCAAATATTGTTTGCTTTAGATATAAACCTTCTAATCAAGAGGATGTAAATGAAGTAAATAAGCGTATAAGAAGAGTTCTTCTAGAAGATGGAGAGTTTTATATAGTAGCTACCACGCTGCGTGGTGAGTATTACTTGCGCACTACGTTTATGAATCCTTTTACTACACAAAAACATACTGAACGCTTGATAACTATTATAAGAAAAGTAGCAGCTATACATCGTTAA
- a CDS encoding ArsR/SmtB family transcription factor, whose translation MGVTKRHIHSMRANQIADVAKILSNPARVAIIEYIGDCDGCLCQDISDKIRLSQPTTSQHLQVIKRTGVLKSQFKGKAQYYSIDARKWGQLQTLFNDFFELTKSKMADK comes from the coding sequence ATGGGAGTTACAAAGAGGCATATACACTCTATGAGAGCAAATCAAATTGCAGATGTTGCAAAGATTCTTTCTAATCCTGCTAGAGTGGCCATTATAGAATATATAGGGGATTGTGACGGCTGTTTGTGTCAAGATATATCAGATAAGATACGACTATCACAACCTACAACCTCTCAGCACCTGCAGGTTATAAAGAGAACCGGAGTTTTAAAGAGTCAGTTTAAAGGGAAGGCACAATATTATAGTATTGATGCTCGTAAATGGGGACAACTACAGACCTTGTTTAATGACTTTTTTGAGCTTACAAAATCAAAAATGGCAGATAAGTAA
- a CDS encoding TM2 domain-containing protein, producing the protein MSTEDNKIPGDKPENDGKRMADEAKDAVNDFAEDAKETAKEFSQSAKEEWNKVTGSAESKKVLAGILAIFLGAFGVHKFILGYQKEGIIMLVLSVVGIVLSCVGIGVLLVWAVGLVGLIEGIIYLTKSDEEFYNTYQAGRKPWF; encoded by the coding sequence ATGAGTACAGAAGACAACAAAATACCAGGCGACAAGCCCGAAAATGACGGCAAACGTATGGCAGACGAGGCAAAAGATGCTGTAAATGACTTTGCAGAAGATGCTAAGGAGACTGCAAAAGAATTTAGCCAGAGCGCAAAAGAAGAATGGAATAAAGTAACAGGTAGTGCAGAAAGTAAAAAAGTACTTGCAGGAATTTTGGCCATTTTTCTTGGAGCATTTGGAGTGCATAAATTTATATTAGGATACCAGAAAGAGGGTATCATAATGCTTGTACTAAGTGTTGTGGGCATAGTGCTTTCTTGTGTAGGTATAGGTGTACTTCTAGTTTGGGCTGTAGGCCTAGTAGGACTTATAGAGGGCATCATTTACCTCACAAAATCTGATGAAGAATTTTATAACACATACCAAGCGGGTAGAAAACCTTGGTTCTAG